From Flexistipes sp.:
GCTCTTGCAACGAGTGTTTAATGAGATTCGCAGAAATTAATAATTCAAGTTTCGCACTTAGGTCGGTCATTGCGAAACCCTGTGGAAACAGGGTTGTGGCAATCTCAAAATAATAAAAAAAGAGAGATTGCTTCGTCGTTAGCACTCCTCGCAAAGACTTACAATAGGTGCAAGTGCGAAACTTGAATTAATAATATATAAAAGGGGAGATCCCTCGACTCCACTTCGTTTCGCTCGGGATGACAATGTTGCGATAAAGCGATATATTGTGTCATTTCGGACGAAGTGAGAAATCTCTAAGGGAGATATATGCCTCACTCAAATGATAGACTGAATAAAGAACAAAAGGCTGCCGTTGAATATACGGGCTCACCCCTGCTTGTGATAGCCGGAGCCGGAACGGGGAAAACAAAGGTAATTGTCCATAAGATTGCTTATCTGATTGATAATATCGGTGTTAACCCGAACAATATCCTGTCGGTTACTTTTACCAATAAAGCAGCCTGGGAAATGAAATCCCGTCTTAAAAACCTTGTGGGAGAAAGAGCTGAAGGAGTGTGGATGGGCACATTCCATTCCATATGTTTGAGAATTCTGCGCCGGGAGACGCATAAAACTGAGTTTAAAAAAGGCTTTGGAGTTATTGATCAGGATGACAGGCTTTCAGCCCTCAGAAGTATTGTGAAAGAACTGAATATCGACAGTAAAAAATATCCCCCGAAACAGTATCTCTGGCTGATAAGCAGTTTTAAAAACACTATTGAATATGTGGAGGATAAAGAGCCGGAAGAATTCATCCACAGATTTCCTGATGTTTTTAAAGCCTACCAGCAGTATCTTTCTTTTGCAAATCTTGTGGATTTTGATGACATGCTTGCTCTTGTTATCAGGATTTTTCAGGAAAATTATGAAGTGCTCGAACTTTACAGAAATATTTTCCGGTATATCATGGTGGATGAATATCAGGATACAAACTATATACAGTTTTTCTTTTTAAAGCTGCTTTCAGGTGAATATGGCAATATTTGTGTGGTGGGGGACGATGATCAGTCCATTTACGGATGGCGCGGTGCAGAAATAAGAAATATCCTCGATTTCGAAAAACATTTCTCTGATGTTAAAACAATAAAGCTTACCGAAAATTACAGGAGTTCACCCAATATCCTGTTTACAGCCAATACACTTATTGCAAACAATAATTACAGAAAAGGCAAGAATCTTTCCCCGGTGATCCATAAGATGGGAAATATCATGGTTAAAGAATGTCATGATGAGCAGGATGAATCAAATTTTGTTATTAATGAGATTGAGCTTATGCTGGATCAGGGAATATCTCCTGCCGAAATAGCTGTTCTTTACAGAACAAATGCTCAGTCGAGGGCTTTTGAGGTGGAGCTTAACAGAAGGGGGATACCTTATAAAGTTATCGGGGGTATCAGTTTTTACTCCAGAAGGGAGATAAAAGATATTCTGGCATATTTAAAGCTTTCGGACAATCCATATGATATAGATGCTCTGAAGCGTTCTGCCAAAAATCCGCCCAAGGGAATAGGCAACGTAGTTATTCAGAGAATTATCGATTATGCAACCGGCAACGGTTCGGATCTTATATCAGCAGCAAAAGAAATTGCCTCTGTTTCAAAGGGGAAGACCGCCGCCAGTTTAAAATTTTATACCAATATCCTTGATGAGATGCAGCTGTTTGAAAATATAGCGGACAAGATTAAGGTTATTTTGAACGAAAGCTCCTATGGGAATTATCTGAAACAGTTTGAAGAACAGAATGATGCAAACAAACGCATAAACAATATCGATGAGCTTATTAATGCAGCTGCAATTTTTGATGAAAGTTATGACGAACCGGACTTGTCTGAGTTTCTTGCCACAACAACACTGACAACTTCCACAGATGAAAGTGCCGGTGATTCCGTAAGTCTCATGACCCTTCATTCGGCAAAAGGGCTGGAATTTGAATCAGTATTTCTGACGGGCCTTGAAGAGGGTTTGTTTCCCTTGTTCCGCTCCATGGATAATGAGTGGGAGCTGGAAGAGGAAAGGCGGCTCTGCTATGTGGGGATTACCAGAGCCAAAAGCAATCTTGTTTTCACTCATACCAACACCCGTATGGTCTACGGTAAAAGACAGTTTTGCAGACCTTCGATGTTTTTGGATGAGCTGAAGTCTGACATCAGTTCTCCGGGAGATTACGGAAAAAAGCTAAAAGCCAATACAAGAGTATTCCACAGCAAATACGGTGAAGGGGTTGTCCTTAATGTTAAAGGAGCGGGGGACAAGGTAAAGGCGGATGTTTTTTTCCAGAGTTCAGGGCTTAAAAAAATGCTTGCTGAAAGTCTGGAAATATTTTAGGAACTTATTGGTTTACACCCTGTAAATTTTGCGTAAAATAGATTTTCCTGATGATCAATAAAGCGGAGGATGAGGATGTCAAAAGTTATTGATAAAAAAGATGTGCTGCATATTGCGGATCTTGCCAGACTGCAATTTTCCGAAGAGGAAGCTGAGCGCTTTACCAATGAGCTCAACAATATTCTCGATTATATACATAAGCTGGACGAGCTGGATACTTCCAATGTTGAGCCCACTTCGCATGCCCTTGATATCTCGAACGTTTTCAGGGAAGATGAGCAAAAAGAGCAGCTTAACAATGAGCAGGCGCTCAAGAATGCTCCGGATAAAGAGCAGGGACACTTCAAGGTACCCAGAGTTATTGAAAATTAATAAAATCTACAGGAGTTGTTGATGAATCTACTGAATGCAGATCTGAAGACATTGAGGTCTTATCTGGAGGACGGAAGAATTTCTGCAAAGGAACTTGTACAGTTTTATCTTGATAGAATTAATAAATATGATGACAAGCTTAAATCTTTTGTTTCCATAAATGAGGATGCACTGTCCGAAGCGGAAAAAATTGACGTGAAAAGACGTAACGGTGAGAAACTGCCGCCGATGGCGGGAATTCCGATAGCTTTGAAAGACAATATGGTGACTAAGGGGCTGAGAACCACCTGTTCGTCGCATATCCTGGAAAATTTTGATCCCGTTTACGACGGAACTGTTGCAAAGCAGCTGAAAGAAAAAGGTTTTATTATACTCGGGAAACTTAATATGGATGAATTTGCCATGGGCTCATCCTGTGAAGCCTCCTATTTTGGCAAAACAAAAAATCCATGGGATATTGATAGGGTCCCCGGCGGCTCGAGCGGTGGTGCCGCAGCTGCAGTGAGCGCTCGTTTGGTTCCCGCTTCCCTGGGAAGTGATACGGGGGGCTCGATAAGACAGCCGGCTTCTTTTTGCGGTATTGCCGGATTTAAACCGACATATGGCAGAGTCTCAAGATTCGGCCTGGTTGCTTTTGCTTCAAGTCTTGATCAGATAGGTCCGATGACATGGAATGTTCAGGACAGTGTGGAACTGATGAAAATTATCGGAAAACATGACCATCACGATTCCACCTCGGCTTCCAAAAATTCGTTCGAACCTTATGATAAAAAACTTGATAATTTGAAAGGGATAAAAATCGGCGTCCCCGAGGAATATTTCAAAGAGGGGCTGAGTCCGGAAGTTGAAGCATCTGTAAAAGACGCCATAAAACATCTTGAATCCCTTGGTGCGGAAATTATCAACATACGTATGCCCCATACAGATTACGCAGTGGCTGTTTATTATATACTTGCCACGGCCGAGGCTTCGAGTAACCTGGCCCGTTATGACGGTGTCAGATACGGATACAGAGCTGAGGCTGAAAATTTGTCTGAAATGTATGTGAAAACCCGTTCAGAAGGATTCGGTGACGAGGTTAAAAGGCGGATAATGCTCGGTACATATGTGTTAAGTGCCGGCTACTATGATGCTTATTATTTGAAGGCTCAGAGAGTCAGAACACTTATCAAAAATGATTTCCTTGATGCTTTTGCAAAAGTTGATGCAATAGTTGCGCCTACTTCCCCGACAACTGCTTTCAAAATTGGCGAAAAGGTGGAGGATCCTTTGAGTATGTATTTGAGTGATATTTTTACCCTTTCACTGAACCTTTTCGGCGGATGCGGCATTTCAGTACCATGCGGTTTTGACAGCAATAATCTTCCCATAGGTC
This genomic window contains:
- a CDS encoding ATP-dependent helicase; this translates as MPHSNDRLNKEQKAAVEYTGSPLLVIAGAGTGKTKVIVHKIAYLIDNIGVNPNNILSVTFTNKAAWEMKSRLKNLVGERAEGVWMGTFHSICLRILRRETHKTEFKKGFGVIDQDDRLSALRSIVKELNIDSKKYPPKQYLWLISSFKNTIEYVEDKEPEEFIHRFPDVFKAYQQYLSFANLVDFDDMLALVIRIFQENYEVLELYRNIFRYIMVDEYQDTNYIQFFFLKLLSGEYGNICVVGDDDQSIYGWRGAEIRNILDFEKHFSDVKTIKLTENYRSSPNILFTANTLIANNNYRKGKNLSPVIHKMGNIMVKECHDEQDESNFVINEIELMLDQGISPAEIAVLYRTNAQSRAFEVELNRRGIPYKVIGGISFYSRREIKDILAYLKLSDNPYDIDALKRSAKNPPKGIGNVVIQRIIDYATGNGSDLISAAKEIASVSKGKTAASLKFYTNILDEMQLFENIADKIKVILNESSYGNYLKQFEEQNDANKRINNIDELINAAAIFDESYDEPDLSEFLATTTLTTSTDESAGDSVSLMTLHSAKGLEFESVFLTGLEEGLFPLFRSMDNEWELEEERRLCYVGITRAKSNLVFTHTNTRMVYGKRQFCRPSMFLDELKSDISSPGDYGKKLKANTRVFHSKYGEGVVLNVKGAGDKVKADVFFQSSGLKKMLAESLEIF
- the gatC gene encoding Asp-tRNA(Asn)/Glu-tRNA(Gln) amidotransferase subunit GatC, translated to MSKVIDKKDVLHIADLARLQFSEEEAERFTNELNNILDYIHKLDELDTSNVEPTSHALDISNVFREDEQKEQLNNEQALKNAPDKEQGHFKVPRVIEN
- the gatA gene encoding Asp-tRNA(Asn)/Glu-tRNA(Gln) amidotransferase subunit GatA, encoding MNLLNADLKTLRSYLEDGRISAKELVQFYLDRINKYDDKLKSFVSINEDALSEAEKIDVKRRNGEKLPPMAGIPIALKDNMVTKGLRTTCSSHILENFDPVYDGTVAKQLKEKGFIILGKLNMDEFAMGSSCEASYFGKTKNPWDIDRVPGGSSGGAAAAVSARLVPASLGSDTGGSIRQPASFCGIAGFKPTYGRVSRFGLVAFASSLDQIGPMTWNVQDSVELMKIIGKHDHHDSTSASKNSFEPYDKKLDNLKGIKIGVPEEYFKEGLSPEVEASVKDAIKHLESLGAEIINIRMPHTDYAVAVYYILATAEASSNLARYDGVRYGYRAEAENLSEMYVKTRSEGFGDEVKRRIMLGTYVLSAGYYDAYYLKAQRVRTLIKNDFLDAFAKVDAIVAPTSPTTAFKIGEKVEDPLSMYLSDIFTLSLNLFGGCGISVPCGFDSNNLPIGLQILGNYFDEAKILEIADCYQKNTDWHTKIPTEFE